A region from the Candidatus Tenderia electrophaga genome encodes:
- a CDS encoding 2-amino-3-ketobutyrate CoA ligase (catalyzes the formation of 2-amino-3-oxobutanoate from acetyl-CoA and glycine) translates to MNTTEQRIKDILNDIEQQGLYKRERVITTPQGVTIDTQAGKQVLNFCANNYLGLANHPEMIASATGALHTHGFGMASVRFICGTQDLHKELEATIAAFLGTDDAILYSSCFDANTGLFETLLDDKDAVISDALNHASIIDGIRLCKATRLRYRHSNMDDLEDKLKQARQHRTRLIATDGVFSMDGDIARLDEIVALAQHHDALVMVDDSHATGIVGPGGRGSAEHHGVLDKIDIFTSTLGKALGGGSGGFTAASQPIIDLLRQRSRPYLFSNTLMPALAAAGIKALELVTRSSELRDKLAENTAYFRNAMYSAGFDINAGEHPIVPVMLFDAAIAQHMAAKLLEEGIYVIGFSYPVVPQGQARIRVQISAAHEREHLDHAIRAFGRIGREMQIIE, encoded by the coding sequence ATGAACACGACTGAACAACGCATAAAAGACATATTAAACGACATCGAACAACAAGGCCTGTATAAACGCGAACGCGTTATCACCACACCCCAGGGCGTAACAATCGACACTCAGGCAGGCAAACAAGTGCTCAACTTCTGCGCCAATAATTATCTCGGCCTGGCCAACCACCCGGAGATGATTGCAAGCGCGACTGGGGCGCTGCACACACACGGATTCGGCATGGCATCGGTGAGATTCATATGCGGCACCCAGGATCTTCACAAGGAACTGGAAGCAACGATCGCCGCCTTTCTTGGCACCGATGACGCAATACTCTATTCGTCTTGTTTCGATGCCAACACCGGCCTGTTCGAAACATTATTGGATGATAAAGACGCAGTGATCTCCGATGCACTCAACCACGCCTCCATCATCGACGGCATCCGCCTGTGCAAGGCGACGCGCCTGCGTTACCGACACAGCAACATGGACGACCTGGAAGATAAACTGAAACAGGCGCGACAGCATCGCACTCGTTTAATCGCCACCGACGGTGTCTTCAGCATGGACGGTGACATCGCCCGACTGGATGAGATCGTGGCACTCGCGCAACATCACGATGCCCTGGTGATGGTGGATGACTCCCACGCCACCGGCATCGTCGGCCCCGGCGGCCGCGGCTCGGCCGAGCATCATGGTGTGCTGGACAAGATCGACATCTTCACCTCCACCCTGGGCAAGGCCCTGGGCGGCGGCTCGGGCGGTTTTACCGCCGCCAGTCAACCCATTATCGATTTACTGCGTCAACGCTCGCGTCCCTATCTGTTTTCCAATACCTTGATGCCGGCCCTGGCGGCGGCCGGCATCAAGGCCCTGGAACTGGTGACCCGTTCTTCTGAACTGCGCGATAAACTCGCGGAAAACACCGCCTATTTTCGCAATGCCATGTACAGCGCTGGTTTTGACATCAATGCAGGCGAACATCCTATCGTGCCGGTAATGCTGTTCGACGCCGCCATCGCTCAACACATGGCGGCGAAACTATTGGAGGAAGGGATTTATGTCATCGGCTTTTCCTATCCGGTGGTGCCCCAAGGCCAGGCGCGCATCCGCGTCCAGATCTCGGCGGCCCACGAACGTGAACACCTGGACCATGCCATTCGGGCCTTCGGGCGGATCGGACGAGAGATGCAGATTATCGAGTAA
- a CDS encoding protease translates to MKAPELLAPAGTLKNMRYAYAYGADAVYAGQPRYSLRARNNDFDLNNLEIGINEAHAQGKKLFVASNLLPHNAKVDTYLKDMAPVIAMQPDALIMADPGLIMLVREQWPEMPIHLSVQANTVNYAAVKFWQSMGLERIILSRELSLDEIEDIRQRCPDMELEVFVHGALCIAYSGRCLLSGYFNHRDPNQGTCTNACRWEYGMKTAEEDDAGDIQKIDFDPFKAMNQSGLSDCGELKRHPLADRAYLIEEKNRPGEYMPIFEDEHGTYIMNSKDLRAVEHVERLARIGIDSLKIEGRTKSHYYVARTAQIYRQAIDDAVAGRPFQPELLGVLENLANRGYTDGFYKRHHTAEHQNYMTGYSKSNRQQFCGEITGYDHERKMMQVDVKNKFAVGDELEIILPAGNRRIKLEHMEDLFKQPMEVAPGGGYQVKIPWPDEDVNLGLVTRQLPPG, encoded by the coding sequence ATGAAAGCACCAGAGTTATTGGCCCCCGCCGGCACCCTCAAGAACATGCGCTACGCCTACGCCTACGGCGCCGACGCCGTGTATGCCGGCCAGCCGCGCTACAGTCTGCGGGCGCGCAACAACGACTTCGATCTAAACAATCTGGAGATCGGCATCAACGAGGCCCACGCCCAAGGCAAGAAGTTGTTCGTCGCCTCCAACCTGCTGCCGCACAACGCCAAGGTGGACACCTATCTGAAAGACATGGCGCCGGTGATCGCCATGCAACCGGACGCCCTGATCATGGCCGACCCGGGCCTGATCATGCTGGTGCGCGAGCAATGGCCCGAGATGCCCATTCATCTATCCGTGCAGGCCAACACCGTCAACTACGCCGCGGTGAAGTTCTGGCAATCCATGGGCCTGGAGCGCATCATCCTGTCGCGCGAACTCTCCCTGGACGAGATCGAGGATATTCGCCAGCGCTGTCCGGATATGGAGTTGGAGGTGTTCGTCCACGGCGCGCTATGCATCGCTTATTCAGGTCGTTGCCTACTGTCCGGCTATTTCAACCACCGCGACCCGAACCAGGGCACCTGCACCAATGCCTGCCGCTGGGAGTACGGCATGAAGACGGCCGAGGAAGACGACGCCGGCGATATTCAAAAGATCGACTTCGATCCCTTCAAAGCCATGAACCAATCGGGGCTGTCCGATTGCGGCGAACTGAAACGTCATCCGCTGGCCGATCGCGCCTACCTGATCGAAGAGAAGAATCGACCCGGCGAATACATGCCCATCTTCGAGGACGAGCACGGCACTTACATCATGAATTCGAAAGACCTGCGCGCGGTGGAGCATGTGGAACGGCTGGCCCGCATCGGCATCGACTCGCTCAAGATCGAGGGGCGCACCAAGTCACACTATTATGTCGCGCGCACGGCCCAGATCTACCGCCAGGCCATTGACGACGCCGTCGCCGGCCGCCCGTTCCAACCCGAACTACTGGGTGTGCTGGAAAACCTGGCCAATCGCGGTTACACCGACGGCTTTTATAAACGTCATCACACCGCCGAACACCAGAACTATATGACCGGCTATTCCAAGAGCAACCGGCAACAATTCTGCGGCGAGATCACCGGCTACGACCACGAGCGCAAGATGATGCAGGTGGATGTCAAAAACAAATTCGCCGTCGGCGACGAATTGGAGATCATCCTCCCCGCCGGCAATCGCCGCATCAAACTCGAACATATGGAAGACTTATTCAAGCAACCCATGGAGGTCGCCCCCGGCGGCGGCTATCAAGTCAAAATCCCGTGGCCGGATGAAGATGTCAACTTGGGGCTGGTGACACGCCAACTGCCCCCCGGCTAA
- the rph gene encoding ribonuclease PH (RNase PH; tRNA nucleotidyltransferase; forms hexamers in Bacillus subtilis; phosphoroltic 3'-5' exoribonuclease; involved in maturation of tRNA precursors and removes terminal nucleotides near CCA acceptor arms of mature tRNAs), protein MRPSGRSPDQLRHIKLTRNFTKHAEGSVLVEFGDTQVICTASVEDRAPRWLKGKGQGWVTAEYGMLPRSTGSRMRREAQAGQGGRTMEIQRLIGRSLRAVVDLEALGERVITLDCDVIQADGGTRTASITGGYVALADAVQHLLDKRLIKRNPLYGQVASVSVGIYNGTPVLDLDYAEDSNAETDMNVVMNEAGAFIEVQGTAEGHAFRRDELDAMLVLAERGIGELIEAQTEALRG, encoded by the coding sequence ATGCGCCCCAGCGGCCGTTCCCCCGATCAACTACGCCACATCAAGCTCACCCGCAATTTCACCAAACATGCCGAGGGCTCAGTATTGGTGGAATTCGGCGACACCCAGGTGATCTGCACCGCCTCGGTGGAAGATCGCGCGCCGCGCTGGCTCAAGGGCAAAGGCCAGGGCTGGGTAACGGCGGAATACGGCATGCTGCCGCGCTCCACCGGCTCGCGCATGCGCCGTGAGGCCCAGGCCGGCCAGGGCGGCCGCACCATGGAGATCCAGCGTCTGATCGGCCGTTCGCTGCGCGCCGTGGTGGATCTGGAGGCCCTGGGCGAGCGTGTCATCACGCTGGACTGCGACGTCATCCAGGCCGACGGCGGCACCCGCACCGCCTCCATCACCGGCGGCTATGTGGCCCTGGCCGATGCGGTGCAGCACCTGCTGGACAAAAGGCTCATCAAGCGCAATCCGCTTTACGGCCAGGTCGCCTCGGTGTCGGTGGGCATCTACAACGGCACCCCGGTCCTGGACCTGGACTATGCCGAGGACTCCAACGCCGAAACCGATATGAACGTGGTCATGAACGAGGCCGGCGCCTTCATCGAGGTACAGGGCACCGCCGAGGGTCACGCCTTCCGCCGCGACGAATTGGACGCCATGCTGGTGCTGGCGGAACGGGGTATCGGCGAGCTGATCGAGGCGCAGACCGAGGCCTTGCGGGGCTAA
- the tdh gene encoding L-threonine 3-dehydrogenase (converts threonine and NAD to 1,2-amino-3-oxobutanoate and NADH; functions in threonine catabolism), whose protein sequence is MKALVKSRSEPGIWLQDVNIPKPGTNEVLIRIEKTGICGTDLHIYNWDAWAQRNIKTPRIIGHEFVGRIVDIGPGVKGYELGARVSAEGHINCGLCRNCRAGKRHLCHKAVGIGGGRDGAFAEYLVMPAGNLWPIHDDISSDIAAILDPFGNAVHCALSFDVVGEDVLITGAGPIGIMAAAACRFIGARHIVITDVNDERLQLAENMGASKAVNVSGNSIEAAMEELKMSNGFDVGLEMSGNPRAFNSMIQNMYHGGHVALLGFLPPETEISWDQIIFKGLHIKGVYGREMYETWYKMTQLLRSGLDITPIITHRFAVDDYEEAFRVVHDGHCGKVILEWE, encoded by the coding sequence ATGAAAGCCCTGGTAAAGAGCCGCAGTGAGCCCGGTATCTGGCTGCAAGACGTCAACATCCCCAAACCCGGCACCAACGAGGTGCTGATCCGCATCGAAAAGACCGGCATCTGCGGCACCGATCTGCACATCTACAACTGGGATGCCTGGGCCCAGCGCAACATCAAAACACCGCGCATTATCGGCCACGAGTTTGTCGGTCGTATCGTCGACATCGGCCCCGGTGTCAAAGGTTACGAACTCGGCGCGCGCGTCTCGGCGGAGGGCCACATCAACTGCGGCCTCTGCCGCAACTGCCGTGCCGGCAAGCGTCATCTCTGCCACAAAGCGGTGGGCATCGGCGGCGGTCGCGACGGCGCCTTTGCCGAATACCTGGTGATGCCGGCCGGCAACCTGTGGCCCATCCATGACGACATCAGCTCGGACATCGCCGCCATCCTCGATCCCTTCGGCAACGCCGTGCACTGTGCCCTCTCCTTCGATGTCGTCGGGGAGGATGTGCTCATCACCGGCGCCGGCCCCATTGGCATCATGGCCGCAGCGGCCTGCCGTTTTATCGGTGCGCGCCATATCGTCATCACCGATGTCAATGATGAACGTTTGCAACTGGCCGAAAACATGGGTGCATCCAAGGCTGTCAACGTAAGCGGAAACTCCATCGAAGCGGCCATGGAGGAATTAAAAATGTCGAACGGCTTCGATGTGGGCCTGGAGATGTCGGGCAACCCAAGGGCCTTCAACAGCATGATCCAAAACATGTATCACGGCGGTCATGTCGCCCTGCTCGGCTTTTTGCCGCCCGAGACCGAGATCAGCTGGGACCAGATCATATTCAAGGGGCTGCACATCAAAGGGGTCTACGGCCGCGAGATGTACGAGACCTGGTACAAGATGACGCAACTGCTACGCAGCGGTCTGGACATCACCCCCATCATCACCCACCGCTTCGCCGTCGATGATTATGAAGAAGCCTTTCGCGTAGTGCATGACGGTCATTGCGGCAAGGTTATCTTGGAATGGGAATAA
- a CDS encoding non-canonical purine NTP pyrophosphatase: MTQRIVLATGNPGKVRELGALLAELDMEILPQSAFDVPEAQETGLTFVENAILKARNAAAHTGLPAIADDSGLEVDWLKGAPGIYSSRFAGPGASDGDNVDKLLAALQGVPDAERTARFQCLLVFLTHDQDPTPLICQGSWEGRILPAPRGDGGFGYDPVFYVPSHDCASAELAPDVKNQLSHRAQALRKLVEAMKNI; this comes from the coding sequence ATGACCCAACGCATCGTGCTGGCCACCGGCAACCCGGGTAAGGTGCGCGAATTGGGCGCCCTGCTGGCCGAGCTGGATATGGAGATCCTGCCGCAGTCGGCGTTCGACGTGCCCGAGGCGCAGGAAACCGGGCTGACGTTTGTCGAGAACGCCATCCTCAAGGCGCGCAATGCCGCCGCCCACACCGGCTTGCCGGCCATCGCCGACGATTCGGGGCTGGAGGTGGATTGGCTCAAGGGCGCACCGGGCATCTATTCATCCCGCTTTGCCGGCCCCGGGGCATCGGATGGTGACAACGTGGACAAGCTACTGGCCGCCTTGCAAGGTGTGCCGGATGCGGAACGCACGGCGCGCTTCCAGTGTCTATTGGTGTTCCTGACGCATGACCAGGACCCGACGCCGCTGATCTGCCAGGGCAGCTGGGAAGGGCGTATCCTGCCGGCACCGAGAGGTGACGGCGGCTTCGGTTACGATCCGGTCTTTTATGTGCCCAGCCACGACTGCGCCTCGGCCGAGCTGGCGCCGGACGTAAAGAACCAACTGAGTCATCGCGCTCAGGCGCTGCGCAAGCTGGTCGAGGCGATGAAAAACATTTGA